TTCTTGCGCGAACTGACGGAAATTGGCCGCTTCTCTCGCGTCGCAAAAGGCGCCAATGGCATCCGCGCTCTGATCCAAATCGGCAAACAGATCGAGCGTTCCGCTGTCATCCCACGCGTGGCGGGCGAGCAACTCAGCCTTGGTCAGACCGACGGCATCATCGAAGCTCAGCCCCGCCTCGTCGAAAAGCTCGTCAAACACCCATTTCATCGTGAAGACGGTGGGGCCGCCATCGATAGCGCTGCCTCCAACTGGGACAGCGCGAACTTTGCCGCCGACTTCTGCTTGGGCTTCGAGAACAGTAACCTGAAGCCCTTGGCTCGCCAGAGAGAGAGCTGCCGAAAGGCCGCCGATGCCGGCGCCGACGATCACGGCATGGTGGGTGTTCACTGGCAAGGCCTGTTTGATGTGTCAATTATTGTTGACACTAAACCAAGTCGTTGTAGATTGACAACAACGGAACGGTCGCCGATCCGCTGATGAAAAGGATGGTCCCCATGGATATCAAGTCTCGTATCGACCATGCTCTTAAAGCGGCCATTGAACGCGCTGGTGGCCCCGATTCTCCCCCGCAGCTTGCCGAAGCGATCCGCTATGCGGTGTTTCCCGGTGGTGCACGTGTTCGTCCGCGTCTCTGTTTAGCAGTGGCGTCAGCCTGTGGCGATGATCGACCGGAACTGACCAACGCCGCAGCAGCCTCCGTCGAACTCCTGCATTGCGCATCGCTCGTTCACGACGATATGCCTTGTTTTGACAATGCCGACCTTCGCCGCGGGCGGCCAGCCGTTCACACGGCCTATGGTGAGCCTTTGGCGTTGCTTGCCGGCGATGGGATGATCGTTCTGGCTTTTGAGATCTTGGCCCGCGCCGCCGTTCAAGCCCCTGAGCGCCTTGCGCCCTTGGTGACCACGGTTGCTGGTGCGGTTGGTATGCCGCATGGCATTGTTGCCGGGCAGGGCTGGGAAAGCGAAACGCAAGTGCCGGTCGATACCTATCATCGAGCCAAGACGGGCGCTCTGTTTGTCGGCGCATCGATGGCGGGTGCGGTCGCTGCGGGCGCTGATCCGGCACCCTGGCGGGCGCTAGGTGATCAGTTGGGCTCAGCCTATCAGGCTGCCGATGATCTTCGCGACGCGCTGTGCTCATCCCAGGAGATGGGCAAGCCGGCTCATCAGGATGATGCGCATGACCGGCCAAGCCTGGTCAGCGAGTGCGGCATCAAAGATACGATTGGCCGCTTGGAAGGCTATGTGGCTGGCGCGATTGCCGCCATTCCCGATTGCCGGGGACGAGCCTCGTTGGAGGCTTTGATTATGAGCGAAGCCAAACGGCTGAAGCCGAAAAGCCTCTCTCAAGCGGCTGCTTAACACCTCGCATTTGAAGGCCTGGCAGAGTGACAGAAACGGTGCGCGACACTTTTGGCGACCGTGTTCGTGAATGGCGTGCGCGCCTCATTCAGAACCCGAAATTCATTCGCTGGGCGACCCGATTTCCACTGACGCGGCCACTCTCCCGGCAGAAAACCCGGCAGATGTTCGATCTGGTGGCAGGCTTTGTCTACACGCAGATTGTGACGACCTGTGTGCGGGTGAAACTGCTTGAGCAGCTTGCCGACGGCCCAAAAACGCTGGGACAACTGTCGGTGGCTACCGGCCTGGATGAAGACGCCACGATTCGGCTCGTACGTGGTGCACAGGCGCTCGGCCTCATCTCATCACGCTCTAGCGAACGTTTTGGTTTGGACGATCTCGGCGCGGCGCTTCTTGCCAACCCAGGTGTGTTGGCGATGATCGAGCATCATCAGATTCTCTATGAAGATTTGCGCGATCCGCTGGCGCTGTTGAAAGATCAATCGAGCCCGACCGCTCTTTCGCGCTATTGGGCCTATGCGCAGAGCGGTGCGCCGGATGATCTGCCTGGCGGCTCGGTTGCCGACTACAGCCGCCTGATGGCCGCCTCGCAAAGCTTCATCAGCGATGAGGTTCTCGATGCTTACCCGCTCACCAATCATCGGTGCCTGATGGATGTCGGGGGTGGGGAAGGGCGGTTCGCCCAGGCGGCGCTGGAGCGTACGCCGGGCTTGCAGGCAACAGTGTTTGATCTGCCGGCTGTGGCCGAGCGCGCCAATACCCGCCTGGCAGCCTCTGACCTCAGCGCTCGGTTCGATGCCAAGGGCGGCGATTTCTTCGCCGATTCTCTCCCGCTAGGCGCCGATATCATCTCGCTGGTGCGCATTCTTCACGATCACGATGACGATAAGGCGCTGCATCTGTTGCGGCAGGTGCGTGCTGCGCTTGACGTCGGACAGACTCTTCTCGTCGCGGAACCAATGGCGGGCACGGCCGGGGCAGAGAAAGCTGGGGACGCCTATTTTGGCTTTTACCTCCTTGCGATGCGCAGTGGACGACCGCGCACCGAGGCTGAATTACGCTCTTTCCTGGAACAAACCGGTTTCGGCCACATTCGAAGTCCGCGCACCGACAATCCGCTGCTGACCCGGGTGCTGGTTGCCCGTACGGTGTAAGGGAAAAACCGAAAGGTGAGTGTCAAACGTACTTGACAGATTGATGTGTCAATTTAGAGTGTCAGTACGTTGAATTGACCTCTGAACCGAAAACATTGATCTCGTGGCCCTAACTCTTTCCACCAAAGCCGTTGTTCTTCAGGCTCCTGAGACGCTGAGCGTCCGTGAGCTGGCGCTTTCCGCGCCGGGATCGGACGATCTGGTGGTCGATGTGGATTGGAGCGGGATCAGCGCCGGCACCGAGAGGCTTTTGTGGAGCGGGCGGATGCCCGACTTCCCTGGCATGGGTTATCCGCTGGTGCCCGGCTACGAATCGGTTGGCCGTGTGGTCGATGCCGGATCGGACGTTGCTGACCGGATCGGCGAAACGGTTTTTGTCCCAGGCGCACGGTGTTTTGGCGATGTGCGCGGCCTGTTTGGCGGCTCAGCCGCCCGCGTGGTTGTCGCCTCTCAGCGCGCGCCCGCAATCCATGAGCATCTTGGCCGCGAAGGCGTGCTTCTGGCGCTGGCCGCAACGGCCTATCACGCGCTTGCCGCAAGCGATGCGGTGCTGCCCGATCTGATTGTCGGCCATGGCGTGCTCGGTCGTTTGCTGGCGAGAATCGCAACCAGCCTTGCCGATGAAGCGCCAACCGTTTGGGAAACCAATGCCAAGCGCGCCGAGGGTGCGCAGGGCTATGCAGTTGCACATCCCGACAAGGATGATCGGCGCGATTTTCGCGCGATCTACGATGTGAGCGGGGACAGCACGCTGCTCGACTCGCTCATCGGTCGCCTGTCGCGCGGCGGACAGATTGTGCTTGCCGGCTTCTATGACAAACCGCTGCAGTTCGCTTTCCCGCCAGCCTTTATGCGCGAAGCACGTTTACGCGTCGCTGCCGAATGGCAGCCTGGCGACCTGGAAGCCGTGCTTGGCCTCATCGATGCGGGCAAGCTCTCGCTGGATGGGCTGATCACACACAATGAGCCGGCCGATGCTGCTGATCGTGCCTACCGCACAGCCTTTGGCGATCCCGATTGCCTGAAAATGGTTCTCGACTGGAGGAATGCCGCATGACGTCTATGCTTGAAGACGCCAGCCAGATTTCAGCTGCTGAGGCCACAGAAGCGCCGACCCAGCACACGCTGATCGACACGCAGGCTTCGGTCCGCGCTGAAGCTGCGCAAGAACCTGATGATGTGCACACCGGGCCGGTGACCAAGGAAACGCAGATCATCGCGATCTACGGCAAAGGCGGAATCGGCAAATCGTTCACGCTCGCCAACCTCTCCTACATGATGGCGCAGCAGGGCAAGAAAACGCTGCTCATCGGTTGTGATCCCAAATCTGACACGACGTCGCTGCTGTTCGGCGGGCATTCCACACCAACTATCATCGAGACCTCCTCGAAGAAGAAGGCGGCTGGCGAGGAAGTGGAAGTGGGCGATGTCTGCTTCAAGCGCGATGGCGTCTACGCCATGGAGCTTGGAGGCCCGGAAGTCGGTCGTGGTTGCGGCGGACGCGGCATTATCCATGGTTTTGAAACCCTTGAGAAATTGGGCTTCCACGACTGGGATTTCGACTACGTCTTGCTCGACTTTTTGGGCGACGTTGTCTGCGGTGGCTTCGGCCTGCCGATCGCCCGTGACATGTGCCAGAAGGTCATCGTCGTCGGCTCGAACGATCTTCAGTCGCTCTATGTGGCCAACAATGTTTGCTCGGCGGTGGAATATTTCCGCAAGCTCGGCGGTAATGTCGGTGTGGCGGGTATGGTCATCAACAAGGATGACGGCACTGGCGAAGCGGCAGCGTTTGCGGAATCGGTGCAGATTCCGGTCCTGGCCTCGATCCCGGCGGACGAAGACATTCGCCGCAAGAGCGCCAATTACGACATTATCGGCAAGCCGGGTGGCGATTGGGGCCCTCTGTTTGAGGAGCTCGGCATGAACGTTGCCGAGGCGCCGCCGAAACACCCGACGCCGCTTACCCATGAGCAGTTGCTCGATCTCTTCAAAGGCAAAGAGAGCGACAATGGGTATGAGCTGGAGCCGGCGTCCTACGCCGATATGTGCGGCGTGAACTACGTCGAAAAGCCTTCCCTTGAAGTCGTGTACGACGAGGTTTGAGGGTGAGCGCCATCGATCATCTTGACCGGTCCAACACTTCCGAAGCGGGCGGATTTTCCGCCGGTGATCGTGAAGTGCATGAGGTCGTTTATGATGATGCCGGTCAGGTGTTGATCGACAATGTGCCGCTTGATGGCGCCGCGCCAGAGGCAACCACTGAAACCGTAGAGACCGTCGCAGCTCCTGGCGCCGACGGCTGTCACGCCGGTAAAGACACCATGCTGGAGGCCGCCAAGCAGGCAGGCCAGAGCAAGATGCTCGACCAGTTCGCCAAGGATTACCCAGTCGGACCGCACGATCAGCCACAATCCATGTGTCCGGCCTTTGGTTCGTTGCGCGTCGGTTTGCGGATGAAGCGCACGGCCAGCGTGCTCTCCGGCTCGGCCTGCTGCGTTTATGGCCTCACCTTCACATCGCACTTTTACGGCGCCAAGCGTTCGGTCGGCTATGTGCCGTTCAACTCCGAGACCCTGGTGACCGGCAAGCTGTTTGAGGACATCCGCGAGGCTGTCTTTGAGATGGCCAAGCCTGAAGACTATGACGCCATAGTCGTCACCAATCTCTGTGTGCCGTCGGCCTCCGGCGTGCCGCTTCGGCTTCTGCCCAAAGAGATCAACGGCGTGCGCATCGTTGGCATCGACGTGCCGGGTTTCGGCATACCGACCCATGCCGAAGCCAAGGATGTTCTGGCTGGCGCGATGCTGAAATATGCGCGCGACGAGGTCATGAGCGGACCTGTTCAAGCACCTGACACACCGAAATCCGACAAGCCGACCATCACTCTGGTCGGTGAAATGTTTCCGGCTGATCCGGTGGTCATTTCTCAACTTTTGGCCCCGATGGGCTTGGCTGCTGGACCGGTTGTGCCAACACGTGAATGGCGCGAGCTCTATGCTGCGCTCGATTGCGCCGCGGTTGCCGGCATCCACCCGTTCTACACCGCCTCGTTTCGCGAGTTTGAAGCAGCAGGTCGCCCTGTCATCGGGTCCGCCCCGGTGGGCCGTGATGGCACCGCCGATTGGCTGCAAGCCATTGGCCGCGCCTGCGGCGTGTCGGCCGAGACGATCGGTGCGGCCCAAAATGCGATCATGCCAGCCATTGAAGGCGCGCTCTCGGCGATGCCGATCAATGGACGCATCACGCTCTCGGGCTATGAAGGCTCGGAACTTCTTGTCGGTCGCTTGTTGGTCGAGAGCGGTGCCGACCTCCGCTATGTTGGCACGGCTCTTCCGAAAACCCGCTTCTCTGACCCTGACAGCAAATGGCTGGAAGCGCAGGGCGTCCACGTCCAGTTCCGCGCCTCGCTGGAACAGGATCTGGCCGCGATGGCTGAATTCGAACCAGACCTCGCGATTGGAACGACGCCTGTTGTGCAAAAGGCCAAAGAGCTTTCGATCCCTGCGCTCTATTTCACCAATCTGATCTCTGCCCGACCCCTGATGGGGCCAGCCGGCGCTGGCTCGCTGGCCACGGTGATCAATGCCGCGCTCGCCAACAAGGAGCGTTTCGACACGATGACTGCTTTCTTCGAGGGTGTCGGCACAGGTGACACGGCGGGTGTTTGGGAAGGCATGCCGAACGTGCGCCCGGACTTCAAGAAAAAGTACGCTGCGCGCGTCGCCTCCAAAACCAAGAAAGTCGTGGAGGGCTCGGTCGGATGCTAGTTCTCGATCACGATCGCGCTGGTGGCTATTGGGGCTCCGTCTACGCTTTCACGGCCATCAAAGGCTTGCAGGTGATCATTGATGGTCCTGTGGGCTGCGAGAACCTGCCCGTGACCTCGGTCCTGCACTACACCGATGCGCTACCGCCGCATGAATTGCCGATTGTTGTCACGGGGCTGGCCGAGGAAGAGCTTGGCCAAAAGGGCACCGAAGAGGCGATGAGCCGGGCGCACAAGGTGCTCGATCCCGACTTGCCAGCTGTCGTTGTCACCGGCTCCATTGCCGAAATGATCGGCGGCGGTGTGACGCCCGAAGGCACCAACATTGCCCGCTTCCTGCCGCGCACGATCGATGAAGATCAGTGGGAAAGCGCGGATCGCGCCATCAAGTGGCTGTGGACCGAGTATGGCCCCAAAAAGGTCAAGGCGCTGAAACCGCGCAAAGAAGGTGAGAAGCCCAAGGTCAACATCATTGGGCCGATCTATGGCACGTTCAACACGCCATCTGATCTGGCGGAAATTCGCCGCCTAATCGAAGGCATTGGGGCCGAGGTCAATCTGACGTTCCCGCTTGGCAGCCATCTGGCCGATGTGCCGAAACTCGCCGACGCCGAAGTCAATGTCTGCATGTATCGCGAATTCGGTCGCCTGCTCTGCGAGAGCCTCGACCGGCCCTATCTGCAAGCGCCGATTGGCCTGCACTCAACGACCAAGTTCCTGCGCAAGCTGGGCGAGCTTTTGGATCTCGACCCTGAGCCGTTCATCGAGCAAGAAAAGCACACCACCATCAAGCCACTCTGGGATTTGTGGCGCTCGGTGACACAGGATTTCTTCGGCACCGCAAGCTTTGCCGTGGTCGCCAACGAAACCTATGCCCGCGGCCTGCGCAACTTCCTGGAAAACGAGATGGGCTTGCCCTGCACGTTTTCGGTGGCGCGCCACACCGGCAAGAAAACCGACAATGAGGCCGTGCGCGATCTGGTGCACACCAAGACGCCACTGGTTCTCTTCGGCTCCTACAATGAGCGTATGTATCTGGCTGAGAAGCCGGGTGGTGGTTTCGGTCCGCAGGCGCAGTACATACCGGCCTCGTTCCCCGGCGCCATTATTCGGCGGCACACCGGTACGCCGTTCATGGGCTATGCGGGCGCGACATATCTGATCCAGGAAGTTTGCAACTGCCTGTTTGATGCGCTGTTCAACATCCTGCCGCTTGGCACCGATCTCGACAAAGTCGAAGCGACGCCGACTCGCGTCCATGAAGAGCTGAGTTGGGACGAAGACGCCAAATGCCTTCTCGATGAGATCGTCGAAGCCGAACCTGTTCTGGTGCGCATCTCCGCAGCCAAGCGCTTGCGCGATGCGGCCGAAGCAGCTGCCCGCGCCGAAGGCCTTCGTCATGTGAGCGCCGAAGCCGTCGACCGCGCAAGCGGATCGCGTCGTGAGAAGGAGCTCGCCTGATCATGACCGCACCACGCACATTTCTTTGTTTTTCCACCATCTCCAACACCGGGGAGCTTTGCTCATGACCGACACGTCCATCTCGACTGCGCGCACGCGTGGCGGAGACCGCCGCGAGTTTTGGCTGCTCTTCGCGTTCACCTTTCTTCTGGCTCTGCCGATCGTGATGCTTGCCAGGCTTTTGCCTTGGCGCGTCTTCGGCGAGCAACGCGCGCCGCGCCCTTCGGTGATTGCCGAGGCACGATCGGCGGCAAGTGCAGCCATTGGCTACGCCTTTATGGGCTAGCCCGGATGCCCGGCTTTCAAGAGAGCCGGTCGCGTCCATGAGGTTCGATCCGGCGAGCCGGATCGCAAAAAGGTTGGCCCGGTTTACCGGTCCAACGCCAAGTCTTTTTGGCTTGGCAATCCCCGCCGCGCGGGAGGTGCGCGGTAACGGCCGTTTACGGTCATACTACGGAGGTCATGTCCATGGCCGCAGACAAAGGAACCCTGTCGGGTCTCTCTGCTGAGGAGGCGCAAGAGTTTCATCGACTCTTCAAGAAGGGCGCCATCGCTATGTCGCTCTTTCCCTTCCTCGCCCACATTTCCATGTGGTTCTACAATCCTTGGCTTTGATCAGCCACTCTACTTAAGGACCTGAAAACATGTGGAGAATCTGGCTTCTTTTCGATCCGCGTCGCGTTCTCGTGGCGTTGGCCGTGTTCCTGTTCACTTTGGCGCTGCTGATCCATTTCATTTTGCTCAGCACCGACAAGTTCAATTGGTTGGAAGATTCAACCATGAGCAGCACCACTCATATCGAAACGATGATCCCGACCGACCATTTCGGTTAGTCGCGAGACGTTTCTTTGCCAACGGTGGCGGAGGGACAACCGGGCTGGTCCTGGCTCCCCCCGCCTCCCATCACTCGACGATTACTGGCTTGAGCTGACGATCCGCCACGCTCGGCTAAGGAGGACATCATGGCTTTGCTCAGCTTCGAGCGAAAGTATCGCGTGCGCGGGGGCACGCTGATCGGCGGCGATCTGTTCGACTTTTGGGTCGGACCCTTCTACGTCGGCTTTTTCGGTATCACGGCGTTGTTTTGCGCGATCCTGGGAACAGCCCTGATCATTTATGGGGCAGCGCTCGGCCCCACCTGGAACATTTGGCTGATCAGTATCAATCCACCTGACGTGGAGTATCGCCTGGCGCTCGCGCCTTTAAAGGAAGGCGGGCTTTGGCAAATCATCACGATCTGCGCGATGGGGGCCTTTATCTCCTGGGCGCTGCGCGAAGTTGAAATCTGCCGCAAGCTCGGCATGGGCTACCATGTGCCGTTTGCGTTCGGTGTGGCGATCTTCGCCTATGCTTCGCTGGTCATTATTCGCCCGTTGATGCTCGGCGCCTGGGGACACGGTTTCCCCTATGGCATATTCAGCCACCTTAACTGGGTTTGGTTCACCGGCTACCAATACGGGAACTTCCATTACAACCCGGTGCATATGGTGGCGATCACCTTCTTCTTCACGACGACGTTCGCCCTGGCGCTTCATGGCGGCATGGTGTTGTCCGCGGTTAATCCGCAGCGCGGGCAAGAGGTGAAGACACCTGAGCATGAGGACACCTATTTCCGTGACACGATCGGCTACTCGATCGGCACGTTGGGCATCCATCGCCTCGGCCTGTTCCTAGCGCTCAATGCTGGGTTTTGGAGTGCGATATGCATCATCATTTCCGGACCGATCTATGCCGGATCCTGGATCGATTGGTGGGAGTTCATCCGTGAAACGATCACCTGGGCCGGGCAATAGGAGGGTATGATGAACAACTATCAGAACATCTTCACCCGCGTTCAGGTGATGGGCCATGTTGAGCCCGGCGTCGATATTCCTCGCGACGATGCCGCTTTCGAACGCAAGGGCGGCGTGCTCAGCTACTGGATCGGTAAGATCGGCAATGCACAGCTGGGACCGATCTATCTTGGCTTCCTTGGCGTCGCTTCGCTTATCACCTTCTCGATCGGTTTCATCATCATCGGCCTCAATATGGCTGCCGATGTAAATTGGAACCCTGTGCTGTTCGTACGTGAGTTCTTCTGGCTTTCGCTGGACCCGCCGCTGCCAGAGCATGGCCTCGACATTCTGCCACCCCTACGTGAGGGCGGCTGGTGGCTGATCTCCGGCTTCTTCATCACGGCCTCCATCCTGTTGTGGTGGGTGCGCATGTACCGGCGGGCGATTGCGCTCGGTCTTGGCTTGCACGTCGCCTACGCGTTTGCCGCAGCGATCTGGCTCTATTTGGTGCTTGGCTTCATCCGCCCGATTATGATGGGCAGCTGGAGCGAAGCGGTGCCATTTGGCGTCTTCCCGCATTTGGATTGGACGAACAATTTCTCCATCGTCTACGGCAATCTGTTCTGGAACCCGTTCCACGCGCTGTCGATTGTGTTCCTCTACGGTTCGGCGCTGCTGTTTGCCATGCATGGCGCGACGATCCTGGCGGTCACACGCTATGGCGGTGAGCGCGAGATCGAACAGATCACCGATCGCGGTACGGCGTCGGAACGCGCAGCTTTGTTCTGGCGCTGGACGATGGGTTTCAACGCCTCGATGGAGTCGATCCACCGTTGGGCCTGGTGGTTTGCGATGCTCTGCACGCTGACTGGCGGCATCGGCATCCTGATTACCGGAACCGTGGTCGACGACTGGACGCTCTGGGGGATGAAGCACGGGATTGTGCCGGAAGACCTTTCCTGGTGGCCGATTACGCCCGACTCCACGACCTCTATGTGGGATGTCGAGCCGGCACCACCGCCGATACCGGTTGAGGCGGCCCCCGCCGCCGACGCCATGCCGGCAGCAGACGGAGCAACGCCGGCGGCTGAGGGAACGACCAACTAGTTTCAGTTGGGTTCTCAATCGGACTGAAAAGAACGCCGGCCATTGGCCGGCGTTTTTTGTTGGGTCGTGTTCGTTGAAGGGCGCTTGCCGTGTCACCTGTCAGTCTTTGTCGGGAAGGCTTGGTTCGGCTGTTGTTTCGATAGCGTTGCCCTATACGGTCTTGCATAGGCGATGCACAGGGTGGATGGGCGCCTAAACGGCTGTGATCGTCCGGCTCCCAATTGCCATGCAGAATTTCACCAAAGGGGGCGTTCGATGACAACCGGTCATGTGTTCATCGCGTGCAGCTTGGATGGTTTCATAGCCCGGCCAGATGGTGATCTGGATTGGTTGATGCAGGTCGATACTGACGGCGAAGGTCATGGCTACGATGACCTGATTGCCTCCGTGGATGGACTGATCATGGGCCGCGGAACCTTTGAAAAAGTGCTAAGTTTTGAGCCTTGGCCGTATCACAAGCCGGTCGTCGTGATGAGTGAATCACGTCAGCCGTCGGATGTTCCTGAAGCGTTGGCGGGGCAGGTTGAGATCTGCGATCTATCGCCTTCAGCGGCGATGGAGAAGGTACGCCGAGCCGGTTGGAAACGCGCCTACATCGATGGCGGCCAACTCATTCAGTCCTTTCTTGCAGCAAGGTTGATTGAGGACATGATTATCACCCGTGTCCCGGTTCTCATCGGGCAGGGGTTACCCCTCTTTGGTGAGGTGATTGCCGATGTCCAGCTGGAGCATCTTGGAACCAAGGCGTTTGCGTCTGGCCTGGTGCAATCGCACTACCGGATTGTGCAAGAGGATTCGCTCTAGCTATAGTCTTCGCGCATGGCAAAGAAACGGCGCCGATCAATGATGAATGATGGCGCCGTCCAAGTCCGAGAGTCCGTCTAACGAGTGGTGGCTCGGTCAGGTGCCGCCGGCATGGCCGTAGCGCAGCAGATCAGCTGTGGCGCCAGTTTCCAACGGTCCGAAGGAATCCAGTCGGATAGACCGGCCGGTAAGGGCGTCGGAAAGATAAACCCCATCATCTGCAAAGCGCTGCAGCTGATAGGGCGCAGCAAGGTCAAAATCGGAATGATCCCTCGACATGCCAAGGCCGCGCAACGCGCCTCGCAGGAGGCCGTCAGTCCCGGCTTCTACTGTCGTGATCAGGCTGCCATCGGCGACGTTTTGAACGGCGATGCGATCACCTTCCAAGGGCAGGAACTGAATCTCTTGGGAAAATTCAGGCAGGCCGGCATTCGCGCGTAGATCGCCGGTGCCGGTCCATTGCGCAAAGGCAACCACCAGAACCGTTAAAAGCGCCGCACCGGCGGCCATCATGACCAGAGGGCGGGGAATATGATGCGGATCGTGCGCCTTGGCTTCCTTGCGGTCGGGTTCTGCCTCAACCTTCGGAGCAGCATCAGCATTCAAGGACGCCATGTTGGCGCCGGACCGTTCCAGCGCTTCGGTGGCCTGCACGTGCGAGGTATAGGTGTCGGTCAGCAGTTTGGCGACGCTTGACGCTTGCGGGATGGCGCGCAGTGTCGGCTCGGTCTGGCGCATCCGCCAAGGCCGCACATGTGGCCATAAAATGAGATAGGCGAGCGACACGTCGGGCTTCAATTGCAGCGAAAGGCTGCCGACATCGTTTGTGTTGGCGCGCAGCGCAGCACCGTCAACGACCGCAAACGGTATGTTGAACGTCTTTTGGATCGCCACGCCAACGCGCATCACGAGGCGTTTGTTGGTGATTGTGTAGACTGTGGTTTTTTCCACAAACCAGGCGAGCAGCATCAAAATCGCGATGCCAGCAAAGCCAAAAGCGACAATAACGCTCGCCTCGCCAATCGCGGTGCTAAGGCTCGCGCCGCCCGAAACAGAAAAAGCAACCCGCGCCAACGCGGCCAAGGTGACCAGAATAGCGATCGCGCGGGTGCGAAAAACCTGGCGAGCGAAGGCCCGCCAGGAAGGTGTTCCTTGCCACAACACGAACTCGCCACGCGGCAGCGTCGCGGGAAGCCCGCGGACAGGCTCTGTGGCGTAGTCATCATGGTTGTGGATGTAGTTCAAAGCAGCGGCTCCGGACGGTCAGGTGCGGCGTAGAAATAGCCGGCACCGAAATAGCCCATGATCTTTTCCTCTTCGAGCATGGTGATCTCGTCGATTTTCGCGGTCAGCGGAACGTCCGCGAACTGCGATCCTTTGATCGCATGCACATAGAGGTAGGTGTCGGGACGGGTTTTCACGACAGCGAAGTTGGCTGGCATCAAGACCGTGCGCGCTCCTTCCTCATCGGAGACCTTGATCTCGTAATAGCGGATGACGCTTTCGGCCTGGTCGACCCAGACATCGACAATGGTGCCGCCGACCTGTTTGTCGACACCGACCACGTTGCAGCCGATGGGATTGGGATCGCCATCGGGGATCCCAAAAGCTTCGACCATGCGCATCGGGCGAATCTTGACCGCGCCGGAATTCAACAGATCCGGGACATCAGCGCGCAAGGCGTAGGCGCCAGGGCCAACGCCATCGAGCATCGGATTGTCGCCCGTCGGGTCTTTGGGAGCGCCGGACCATGGCTCGCTCGGTTGCAGCGCTAGCTCGCGGGCCTCGCGCTCATAGTTCGGAACGGTGACGTCGCCATGGCCATGCGGCAAACGGAACGTCTTTGGCTCAGGCATGTAAATGCCGTGCTCATAGATATTGCCTGTTTCGTCCGACTCCAGCGGATAGCCTTCGCGACGCGTTTCCCTTTGCAGGTAAAACAGCAAATAGCCGAAAAACAGCCAGAACGCGTACAGCAGAACCTGCGCGAGGTCCAAATGCGTGGTGAAGTTGACGAAATCGAATTGGGTATAATCCATTGCGCCCTCCTATAGCTCCCGAGTGCGTGAAAAGTGGCCAGACCGCAGGCTTAATGGGCCCTGCCAAGCGGTTGGCCGAGCAGAAGAGCGATGGTGAGAGAGCGTGGGCTCGCCGTGCCGAAGGGCGCGCGGTCCAATGCTCATGATCTGTCGTTTGACGAGCATCACCTGTTTCGTCCGTTCTGTTCGATCCGGCGCGGATGCACCGGCACATCGCACCTGCAGCAAACCACAGGGTCGACATCGTTTAAGAGTATGATTGACGCAGCGTATGTGTCAATCAAATTGGACGTTGATTCCAGTTTACAGGTGAAAAAACGGACGCGATTTCATCATGAGGCGGTGAGTGGCGTTGATCGGTTGCGCAGCAGGCGCCCAAACGTTCCGCCAGCGCTGCACATAGAGGCGGAACCACGGCGTGAAGGTT
The DNA window shown above is from Hyphomicrobiales bacterium and carries:
- the bchY gene encoding chlorophyllide a reductase subunit Y: MLEAAKQAGQSKMLDQFAKDYPVGPHDQPQSMCPAFGSLRVGLRMKRTASVLSGSACCVYGLTFTSHFYGAKRSVGYVPFNSETLVTGKLFEDIREAVFEMAKPEDYDAIVVTNLCVPSASGVPLRLLPKEINGVRIVGIDVPGFGIPTHAEAKDVLAGAMLKYARDEVMSGPVQAPDTPKSDKPTITLVGEMFPADPVVISQLLAPMGLAAGPVVPTREWRELYAALDCAAVAGIHPFYTASFREFEAAGRPVIGSAPVGRDGTADWLQAIGRACGVSAETIGAAQNAIMPAIEGALSAMPINGRITLSGYEGSELLVGRLLVESGADLRYVGTALPKTRFSDPDSKWLEAQGVHVQFRASLEQDLAAMAEFEPDLAIGTTPVVQKAKELSIPALYFTNLISARPLMGPAGAGSLATVINAALANKERFDTMTAFFEGVGTGDTAGVWEGMPNVRPDFKKKYAARVASKTKKVVEGSVGC
- the bchC gene encoding chlorophyll synthesis pathway protein BchC, yielding MALTLSTKAVVLQAPETLSVRELALSAPGSDDLVVDVDWSGISAGTERLLWSGRMPDFPGMGYPLVPGYESVGRVVDAGSDVADRIGETVFVPGARCFGDVRGLFGGSAARVVVASQRAPAIHEHLGREGVLLALAATAYHALAASDAVLPDLIVGHGVLGRLLARIATSLADEAPTVWETNAKRAEGAQGYAVAHPDKDDRRDFRAIYDVSGDSTLLDSLIGRLSRGGQIVLAGFYDKPLQFAFPPAFMREARLRVAAEWQPGDLEAVLGLIDAGKLSLDGLITHNEPADAADRAYRTAFGDPDCLKMVLDWRNAA
- a CDS encoding chlorophyllide a reductase iron protein subunit X, whose product is MLEDASQISAAEATEAPTQHTLIDTQASVRAEAAQEPDDVHTGPVTKETQIIAIYGKGGIGKSFTLANLSYMMAQQGKKTLLIGCDPKSDTTSLLFGGHSTPTIIETSSKKKAAGEEVEVGDVCFKRDGVYAMELGGPEVGRGCGGRGIIHGFETLEKLGFHDWDFDYVLLDFLGDVVCGGFGLPIARDMCQKVIVVGSNDLQSLYVANNVCSAVEYFRKLGGNVGVAGMVINKDDGTGEAAAFAESVQIPVLASIPADEDIRRKSANYDIIGKPGGDWGPLFEELGMNVAEAPPKHPTPLTHEQLLDLFKGKESDNGYELEPASYADMCGVNYVEKPSLEVVYDEV
- a CDS encoding polyprenyl synthetase family protein, with amino-acid sequence MDIKSRIDHALKAAIERAGGPDSPPQLAEAIRYAVFPGGARVRPRLCLAVASACGDDRPELTNAAAASVELLHCASLVHDDMPCFDNADLRRGRPAVHTAYGEPLALLAGDGMIVLAFEILARAAVQAPERLAPLVTTVAGAVGMPHGIVAGQGWESETQVPVDTYHRAKTGALFVGASMAGAVAAGADPAPWRALGDQLGSAYQAADDLRDALCSSQEMGKPAHQDDAHDRPSLVSECGIKDTIGRLEGYVAGAIAAIPDCRGRASLEALIMSEAKRLKPKSLSQAAA
- a CDS encoding methyltransferase, encoding MQNPKFIRWATRFPLTRPLSRQKTRQMFDLVAGFVYTQIVTTCVRVKLLEQLADGPKTLGQLSVATGLDEDATIRLVRGAQALGLISSRSSERFGLDDLGAALLANPGVLAMIEHHQILYEDLRDPLALLKDQSSPTALSRYWAYAQSGAPDDLPGGSVADYSRLMAASQSFISDEVLDAYPLTNHRCLMDVGGGEGRFAQAALERTPGLQATVFDLPAVAERANTRLAASDLSARFDAKGGDFFADSLPLGADIISLVRILHDHDDDKALHLLRQVRAALDVGQTLLVAEPMAGTAGAEKAGDAYFGFYLLAMRSGRPRTEAELRSFLEQTGFGHIRSPRTDNPLLTRVLVARTV